The proteins below are encoded in one region of Levilactobacillus namurensis:
- the map gene encoding type I methionyl aminopeptidase yields MITIKSPREIEKMNEAGTLLANIHIGLRDLIKPGIDSWEIEKFTTQYCADHGAIPSEKDVDGYHYATCISINDEVAHMAPQKGRLLKNGDLVKVDMTVSLDGYQADSCWAYAVGDVSDDVKRLMDVTKKSLYLGIDQAVIGNRIGDIGAAIQDFVETQHHMGDVRDLIGHGIGTEMHEEPDVPAYGEAGHGIRLREGMVITIEPMVNLGTFELADKIDKDNWEYYVSADGSLSCQYEHTLAITKDGPKILTSQDPEFDAKYLLK; encoded by the coding sequence TTGATTACCATTAAATCACCCCGCGAAATTGAAAAGATGAATGAAGCCGGCACCTTGTTGGCCAACATTCACATCGGGTTACGCGACCTGATCAAGCCCGGTATCGACAGCTGGGAAATCGAAAAATTTACCACGCAGTATTGCGCCGACCATGGGGCCATCCCGTCCGAAAAGGACGTCGACGGCTACCACTACGCGACCTGCATCAGCATCAACGATGAAGTCGCCCACATGGCACCCCAAAAGGGACGCCTGTTGAAGAACGGTGACCTGGTCAAGGTCGACATGACCGTCTCACTTGACGGTTACCAAGCCGATTCCTGCTGGGCCTATGCCGTGGGAGACGTGAGTGATGACGTTAAGCGTCTCATGGACGTGACCAAGAAGTCCCTCTACCTGGGCATCGACCAAGCCGTCATTGGCAACCGGATTGGCGATATTGGTGCGGCCATTCAGGACTTCGTCGAAACCCAACACCACATGGGAGACGTCCGCGACCTGATTGGCCACGGCATCGGAACTGAAATGCACGAAGAACCAGACGTTCCCGCTTACGGTGAGGCCGGTCACGGGATTCGGCTTCGCGAAGGCATGGTCATCACCATCGAACCCATGGTCAACTTGGGAACTTTCGAACTGGCTGACAAGATCGATAAGGACAACTGGGAATACTACGTTTCAGCTGACGGTTCTCTGTCTTGCCAATACGAGCACACCTTGGCGATTACTAAGGATGGCCCCAAGATTTTAACGTCCCAGGACCCTGAATTTGACGCCAAGTACCTCTTAAAATAA